The genomic region TCCTGGTGCCGATCAACTTCATGCTCAATCCGGACGAGATCAATTTCATCCTCGCCAATTCCGGCGCCAAGCTGCTCGCGGTCGGCCCCGATTTCGTTGAGACGGCGCACGCTGCGGCTGCCAAGGGCTCGGCGGTCGAGACCCTGATCTGGCTGCCGGGCGAGGATCCGTCCACTGCGCCCGACGGCATCACGACATTCGACAGCCTGCTGCACAGCGACGCGTCGGCGCCGGATGTGTCGGTGGACAGCCGCGATCCCGCGCAGATCATCTACACCAGCGGCACCGAGTCGCTGCCGAAGGGCGCGATCCTCACCCATGAAGCCGTCATGTGGCAGTATGTCAGCTGCATCATCGACGGCGGCATGGCGACCGACGACACGGTGCTGCACGCGCTGCCGCTCTATCACTGCGCGCAGCTCGACGTCTTCCTGGGGCCCGCGATCTATCTCGGCGCCACCAGCCTCATTACCGGCAAGCCGGTGCCCGACAATGTCCTGGCGCTGATCGCGGCTCACAAGATCAACTCGTTCTTCGCGCCGCCGACGATCTGGATCGCGATGCTGCGCTCGGGCGCGTTCGACCGCACCGACCTGTCAACCCTGCGCAAGGGCTATTATGGTGCCTCGATCATGCCGGTCGAGGTGCTGCTCGAATTGCAGCGCCGGCTGCCCGACGTGAAGTTCTGGAATTTCTACGGCCAGACCGAGATCGCGCCGCTCGCGACCGTGCTTTCGCCGGAAGACCAGCTGTTGAAGGCCGGCTCGGCCGGCAAGCCCGCGATCAATGTCGAGACGCGGGTGGTCAGGCCGGACATGACCGACGTCGGGATCGGGGAGGTCGGCGAGATCGTGCACCGCTCGCCGCATCTCTTGTCCGGCTACTACAATGATCCGGTCAAGACCGCGGCCGCGTTCGCCGGCGGCTGGTTTCATTCCGGCGATCTCGCGACCGTCGATGCCGACGGCTACATCACCGTCGTCGATCGGGTGAAGGACATGATCAAGAGCGGCGGCGAGAATGTCGCGAGCCGCGAGGTCGAGGAGATGATCTACCGCCTGCCTTCGGTGTCGGAGGTTGCGGTGGTCGGGCTGCCCGATCCGCGCTGGATCGAGGCGGTGACCGCGATCGTCGTGGTCAAGGCCGGCCAAAGCCTCGATGCCGACGCCGTCATCAAGCATTGCGCGGCGTCGATGGCCCATTTCAAGGTGCCGAAGCAGGTCATCTTCGTCGACAGCCTGCCGAAGAACCCGAGCGGCAAACTGCTGAAGCGTGAGCTGCGGCAGCGCTATGTCGGCGGGACGACGCTAGATCAGGCGGTGCAGAAGAGCTTCGCCGGCTAGGCTGCCTATTGGCCAGCTGTCGCCGGCGCCTTGTCCGACCATTCCGGCGGCAGGCCAAGCTTGCCGGCGGCCATTCCGACCAGGCCGGGATTGCGGCCGAACGCCTCGCAGGCCGCGTATTTCGGCTTGCCGCCGAGCGTTGCGCCAATCTTGTCGAACGATGGCAGCTCCGGCGCCTTTCCGAATGGCGTCGCGCCGGTGACGACGAGCTTGCTGAAATCGTCGCTGAAGGAAGGGGCGAGATCGTAGGCGTCACCGGCGCTCGAGACCATGGGCGAGTTGGTGAACGAATTCGCCCCGCGGGCCCAGATCATCGCCGCCTGCTGGCGGCTGGCCTGATCGCGCACCTCGGCTTCGACGGTCAGGCTGCCAAGCCCGACCGGCAACCGCGGCACCGGCACCGGCACTCCCGCGCCGAGCGCGCTCGGCAGGAAGCTGACCACCTTGGAAGTACCCGCCGCGACCTCGTCGGTGGGGGCCGCCTGGGTGACAAGCGCGTGCACGGACAGATCCGCGGGCTGATCGGGACCAACGACCTGAAGCCGCTCGCTCAGGCCGACGCATAGCGAACGATCGATCGCGTTGGCCACCAGGTGCCGCTGCTCCTGGGACAGCGTCGGCGACGCTGCCTGCGAGAAGGTCGTCGGGACGATCCGCACCGTCTTCGCGGCGAGGACCTCGTCCTTGTTGACGCGAACCAGCGATTTCGCCAGCACTCCGTCGGACGGCGTGAGATTGTCGTAGGATGCCAATGACCCGCCCCGCGTCATCGGTGCGCTGGCACAGCCCGACAGCAACGCCATCGCAACCGCAGCGCCGGCAAGCAGGGGCGGCCGATTGGGCTGACCATTGCGCGACGCCGGGCCCGTGCTCTGCGCATCAGTCGCAGCGCCCGGCAGAAATTCGACTCTCATGTACCCCTCGAACGATCGCTCACCCCACGAACGATCGCACGTCACGATAGGGCAGGGCCGCCGGGGTCGGGATTAAGAGATATTAAGTCAGATGTAGCTCGCGAAACCGCGCGACCTATTTGAGCCACATTTGGCCGTGCAGGCTTAACAAAACGCTATATTTGCGCGCTGCGCATTTGGGGCCGAGGCCTCTAAAATGCCGTGATGCAAATCCTGGAATATGACCTCGTGGCTTTCCCCGTCACCAACGCACGCATCCTCTGCGTCGAGGACGATGCCGATATCGCCCGCATGCTGGCCGAGGTGCTGCAGGACAACGGCTTCAGGCCGGTGCTGGTTGGTTCGGCCGTCGAGATGGATGCGCTGCTCAAGCGCGAGAGCTTCGATCTCATCGTGCTCGACGTGATGCTGCCCGGCGAGGATGGGCTGAGCATCTGCCGACGCCTGCGCATGTCGTCCACGATTCCCATCATCATGCTGACGGCGCGCGGCGAGGACATCGACCGCATCCTCGGCCTCGAGCTCGGTGCCGACGACTACGTCACCAAGCCTTTCAATTCGCGCGAACTGGTCGCCCGTATCCGGGCCCTGCTGCGCCGCGTCGAGAGCGGCGCCTCGTCGCGGTCACGGCCGCGTCCGCTGACCTTCGCCGGATGGCGCATCAACCCCACCACCCGTGAGCTGCATGACCCCGCGGGCGTCCGGATCACGCTGACCGGTGCCGAGTTCGATCTGTTGCTGGCGTTCTGCCGCAATCCGGGACGGGTGCTGTCACGCGAGCAATTGATCGAGCAGGCCTTCGGCGGCCTGATCGCATCGGTCGAGCGCAGCGTCGACGTCCATATCAGCCGCATCAGGCAGAAGATCGAGCCGGATCCGAAGGACCGCTCGATGATCAAGACCGTGCGGCTCGGCGGCTACCTCTTCACGCCTGCAGTCGAGCAGATCTGATGGGATGGGCGCAGCGGCTGATACCGCGCAGCGTCGCTGCGCAACTGATGAGCCTCGTCGCGCTCTCGGAACTGATCGGCATCATGCTCGCGGCGGTGACCATCATCTATCTGTTCGATTCTCCCTCGATCACCGACACGCAGAAGTTTCTGGCAGGGCGGGTCGCGGAGCTCACACAGCTGGTGCGTTCGATTAAGACGCCGGCAGACGCGGATGAACTGCTGGCCGCAGCCAGGCGCGGCGGTCTCGACGTCAGGCGCGTCGCCTTGGGCGAACTGGTGCCTCGAACAACCGCGGAGACGCGGTCGTTTTCCATGCGAGCATTCCGGCAACTGGCGGCCGAGCCCGGAATTGAGTTGATGGAGGACCTGCGCCATCCGGCAGGCTCGTCGTCACAGCTGATCGTGAGGCTCGACGAGGGCCACGCGCTGATGGCCGACGTTGCGGTCAAGGGCGGCCTCTGGTCCACTTTGCTCCGTCCGGTGGCCGGGGGCGCGATCATCTTGCTGATTTCGATGCTGCTGCTGTCGGTCTATGCGGTGCGCTGGGTGATTGCGCCGCTGGCGGAGGTCGCACGCGCTGCGACCTCGTTCGGCCGCTCGCCGCGGACTTCCAAAGTGCTGCGCCGGCGCGGTCCGCGCGAGATCGCCCAGGTCGCGGACGCGCTGAACGACATGCGCACCCGTATCGCAGCACTGCTCGACGACCGCACCCGC from Bradyrhizobium elkanii USDA 76 harbors:
- a CDS encoding acyl-CoA synthetase, which codes for MSGDIAATIQRAREHSIGDLLRRSAKRYPGKTALICGEVSWSFAEMDAICNRLGRGLLTLGVAKGDRVAVLSRNSHGFAALRFAVARIGAILVPINFMLNPDEINFILANSGAKLLAVGPDFVETAHAAAAKGSAVETLIWLPGEDPSTAPDGITTFDSLLHSDASAPDVSVDSRDPAQIIYTSGTESLPKGAILTHEAVMWQYVSCIIDGGMATDDTVLHALPLYHCAQLDVFLGPAIYLGATSLITGKPVPDNVLALIAAHKINSFFAPPTIWIAMLRSGAFDRTDLSTLRKGYYGASIMPVEVLLELQRRLPDVKFWNFYGQTEIAPLATVLSPEDQLLKAGSAGKPAINVETRVVRPDMTDVGIGEVGEIVHRSPHLLSGYYNDPVKTAAAFAGGWFHSGDLATVDADGYITVVDRVKDMIKSGGENVASREVEEMIYRLPSVSEVAVVGLPDPRWIEAVTAIVVVKAGQSLDADAVIKHCAASMAHFKVPKQVIFVDSLPKNPSGKLLKRELRQRYVGGTTLDQAVQKSFAG
- a CDS encoding DUF3313 domain-containing protein, whose product is MRVEFLPGAATDAQSTGPASRNGQPNRPPLLAGAAVAMALLSGCASAPMTRGGSLASYDNLTPSDGVLAKSLVRVNKDEVLAAKTVRIVPTTFSQAASPTLSQEQRHLVANAIDRSLCVGLSERLQVVGPDQPADLSVHALVTQAAPTDEVAAGTSKVVSFLPSALGAGVPVPVPRLPVGLGSLTVEAEVRDQASRQQAAMIWARGANSFTNSPMVSSAGDAYDLAPSFSDDFSKLVVTGATPFGKAPELPSFDKIGATLGGKPKYAACEAFGRNPGLVGMAAGKLGLPPEWSDKAPATAGQ
- a CDS encoding response regulator, whose translation is MQILEYDLVAFPVTNARILCVEDDADIARMLAEVLQDNGFRPVLVGSAVEMDALLKRESFDLIVLDVMLPGEDGLSICRRLRMSSTIPIIMLTARGEDIDRILGLELGADDYVTKPFNSRELVARIRALLRRVESGASSRSRPRPLTFAGWRINPTTRELHDPAGVRITLTGAEFDLLLAFCRNPGRVLSREQLIEQAFGGLIASVERSVDVHISRIRQKIEPDPKDRSMIKTVRLGGYLFTPAVEQI
- a CDS encoding ATP-binding protein; translated protein: MGWAQRLIPRSVAAQLMSLVALSELIGIMLAAVTIIYLFDSPSITDTQKFLAGRVAELTQLVRSIKTPADADELLAAARRGGLDVRRVALGELVPRTTAETRSFSMRAFRQLAAEPGIELMEDLRHPAGSSSQLIVRLDEGHALMADVAVKGGLWSTLLRPVAGGAIILLISMLLLSVYAVRWVIAPLAEVARAATSFGRSPRTSKVLRRRGPREIAQVADALNDMRTRIAALLDDRTRMLAAISHDLRTPLTRLRLRSERVREDALRTAMLGDIAKMTRMINETLEYLREDARTEAASCIDLPSFLQTICSDFADTGHAVSYAGPARLPYVCRPRALSRAVTNVVENAVKHGSLVAVTLRRAEADHIEIAVADDGPGIPPALRDKVFKPFFKADSARQDSGGFGLGLSIAQDIVKRHGGSIALKPGEPSGLLVSMLLPPTPVLA